The Bryobacteraceae bacterium genome includes a window with the following:
- a CDS encoding 2-amino-4-hydroxy-6-hydroxymethyldihydropteridine diphosphokinase — MIEAGVALGSNLGDRRNHLREALRELRALGRLRAVSPLFETEPVGLREQPPFLNAVALLETGLGARALLQALLSIEARRGRVRREKDGPRTLDLDLLFYGAEVISALGLEVPHPRMHERRFVLEPLVAVAPGWRHPVLGRTAQELLVRLDDPAGVAELEGAEWAADLVSP; from the coding sequence GTGATTGAGGCGGGCGTCGCGCTGGGCTCGAACCTGGGAGACCGGCGGAACCATTTGCGCGAGGCGTTGCGGGAGTTGCGCGCGCTGGGGCGGCTGCGCGCGGTGTCGCCGCTGTTCGAGACCGAGCCGGTCGGGTTGCGGGAGCAGCCGCCGTTTCTGAATGCCGTGGCGCTGCTCGAGACGGGGCTCGGGGCGCGCGCTCTGCTGCAGGCGCTGCTGTCAATCGAGGCGCGGCGCGGGCGCGTGCGGCGCGAGAAAGACGGCCCGCGCACGCTGGATCTGGACCTGCTGTTTTACGGGGCCGAGGTGATCAGTGCTCTGGGGCTGGAAGTGCCGCACCCGCGGATGCATGAACGGCGTTTCGTGCTCGAGCCGCTCGTGGCGGTGGCGCCTGGATGGCGGCATCCCGTGCTGGGACGGACAGCGCAGGAACTGCTCGTCCGGCTGGACGATCCGGCGGGCGTGGCGGAGCTGGAAGGCGCAGAGTGGGCTGCGGATCTGGTCAGTCCCTGA
- a CDS encoding 7,8-dihydroneopterin aldolase codes for MDQVILSGARLQARIGVTEQERAQPQELVVDVELAVDTREAARRDDLRFSIDYAAVRRKLDSVAGQQPYALVETLAERIAAAILEEFPAEAVRVLVRKPGALRAEGVDWAGVGITRRRGD; via the coding sequence ATGGATCAGGTGATTCTGAGCGGGGCGCGGCTGCAGGCGCGGATCGGGGTGACGGAGCAGGAGCGCGCGCAGCCGCAGGAGCTGGTGGTCGACGTCGAACTCGCCGTGGACACGCGCGAAGCCGCGCGGAGGGACGACCTGCGGTTTTCGATTGATTACGCGGCTGTCCGGCGGAAGCTGGATTCCGTCGCCGGGCAGCAGCCGTATGCGCTGGTGGAAACGCTGGCGGAGAGAATCGCGGCCGCGATTCTGGAGGAGTTCCCCGCGGAAGCCGTGCGCGTGCTGGTGCGCAAGCCGGGCGCGCTGCGCGCGGAAGGAGTGGACTGGGCGGGCGTCGGGATCACGAGGCGCCGCGGTGATTGA
- the folP gene encoding dihydropteroate synthase, whose product MNRTLVMGILNVTPDSFSDGGRFATPDEAVEEARRLIAEGADIIDVGGESTRPGAGPVPEDVELERVLPVVELLALDPRVRVSIDTMKPRVAAACLNAGATLINDVSGLADPEMARVAAAAGAGVVIMHMRGTPQTMRQHAVYADVMGEIIAELRPRVERAREAGVREIYVDPGIGFAKTPAQSFEALRRLGELRALECPILIGPSRKSFLGVLPGMEEIGERLEGTIAAAVIGAMNGASIVRVHDVRPVRKALSVADAVRGVAWIR is encoded by the coding sequence ATGAACCGGACGCTGGTGATGGGCATCCTGAATGTGACGCCCGATTCGTTCTCCGACGGCGGACGGTTCGCCACGCCGGATGAAGCGGTGGAGGAGGCGCGGCGGCTGATCGCCGAAGGGGCCGACATCATTGACGTGGGCGGCGAGAGTACGCGGCCCGGGGCCGGACCGGTTCCGGAGGACGTGGAGCTCGAGCGCGTGCTGCCCGTGGTGGAGCTGCTGGCGCTGGACCCGCGCGTGCGCGTCTCGATCGATACGATGAAGCCGCGCGTGGCCGCCGCATGCCTGAACGCCGGCGCCACGCTGATCAACGACGTCAGCGGCCTGGCCGATCCGGAGATGGCGCGCGTGGCGGCGGCCGCGGGCGCGGGCGTGGTGATCATGCATATGCGCGGCACGCCGCAGACCATGCGGCAGCATGCGGTGTACGCGGACGTGATGGGCGAGATCATCGCGGAGCTGCGCCCGCGAGTGGAGAGGGCGCGCGAGGCCGGCGTGCGCGAGATCTACGTCGATCCGGGCATCGGGTTCGCCAAGACGCCGGCGCAGAGCTTCGAGGCGCTGCGGCGGCTGGGCGAGCTGCGCGCGCTGGAATGTCCGATCCTGATCGGACCGTCGCGCAAATCGTTTCTCGGCGTGCTGCCGGGCATGGAAGAGATCGGCGAACGGCTGGAAGGAACCATCGCCGCGGCCGTGATCGGCGCGATGAACGGCGCGTCGATCGTGCGCGTGCATGATGTCCGGCCGGTGCGGAAAGCGCTGAGCGTCGCCGACGCGGTGCGGGGCGTGGCATGGATCAGGTGA